AAGCACCCTGGTGGTTCTGTTGCCTCTGAAAAGCCTTTCTAAGGATATCTGTGAACAGAAGAGGGGGGGTGTATTTTAAATGAGCTGTACCTGGTTGAATTCTGGTACCTTCAGCTTCTCATGAAACCCAATAAAAGCAAAGTTGTGATGTTGGTGTGGTTGGTTTCCTCCTGTTGAAGAGCTCAGGAGGTGTCCCAAggccccagctgggggatgcTTTTAATCCTGAtccctggaaagcagctcctgagTTGTAGGGTTATCTTGGACACAAGGTACAACTCCTGGAGAGTTATTGGGGTGAGTTCAGAAGCAGATGGGGCACTTGAATAATCAAGGAGCTCCCTAAAGAGGGAGTTGGGGAAATAACTTCAAACATGACTTGCTGGTGGGTGCTCCTGCCCTTATTTCTGGAAATTTCAGATGTAGAAGGAAAAATGTGGCTTGTAGTGTGGTGGCAAGTGACTCCCCCCACTGTGACAGTTTGGGGAACTAATGGTGTCTGCATTCCATGTGGGTTTATAGCCACTGACTACAGTTAATCATATAATATTTGGGGTCATATTTTAAGAGTGATATTCTTTATCTTGATAACTTACCTCTTATTTTCGTGGTTCTCTTCTGAGCACTAAGGGCCTGGGAAGTTTCTTGCAGGGTTCAGAATCTTGAGGCCAGggttctgaaaaataaaccccagcagcagtgtgccctgaGGTTCGTGTCTGAGCTtgtgcagggctgcaggagcagagctgaggagtcTGGTAGAGGCTTTGTCCCTACTGGGACAAAGCTGGGAAGAGGAGTCCTTGTCCCACCTCCCTTGGCAGTCTGGGGAAGGAGAGCACATAAAACCCACTCAGGACAAAGGGCTTTTCAGAGCAGCTCCTCATCTCTGAAGGGTCTTATTCCACGCAAGTCTTGGTGATTTCTAGATTGGGGAAGGAGCCCCATATCCCACCCCGCAGCTGTGGGATTTCTAGTCCTGTCTGTAGTGGTCACAGAGCTGTGTGTGAGATGTGCTGGGAAAGGACTTAGCAGGAGGAATTAACCCTGCCCTGGAAACCACTTTTTATCAGCTGCCAGTGGGTGCTTGATAGTTGCATTGATAAGAAACCCCCCAGTTTTGGGGCCCAGGGGAAGCAGCACACTGCCCCTGGGGTTAATCCCCTCCAGCCCATCCCAAATCCtgacccagctctgcagggaggatGCAGCCAGCCCAGATCCCAGGGGACAGAGCCAGGCACTGGGGCTCGGATCCTGCCAAGCTCCCATCCCAGGCTCTGCCTCAATTTCTGCTCCCCAGGAAGAGTGGATCTGAGTGCTGGGAACAGGGGGATCCTTCTCAGGGTAAACTGGGTGAGAGAAGCCAGCATGGAActccagctgggagcagctcctggatTGGGAAAGAGGTGCTGAGAGGGACTCCAGCACTGAGAAATCcacaaataaatgtttaataaGCTTTTCACATGAaggaggagtagagaggtgaGAGAAGCTCCGCAAGACCTCAGTCAGACAAGAAGGCATGGGattaagctctgccaggggagggttaggttggatattgggaaaaaattctttccagagagggtgatcagaccttggaatgggctgcccagggaaggggtggattctccatccctggagatatttaaaaagagcctggatgtggcactcagtgccatgggctgggaaccacggggggagtggagcaagggttggagttgctgatcccagagctcctttccaacctggatgattctgggattccagGAAAGCTTGAGCCAGGTGTCAGTCGAGTTACAGGTGTTTCCCACTCAGCTGCTGGGGTTCCTGCAGTGGTGGGGAGAACAGGGCTGCAAGAGCTTGGTTGGTAGGGTTATGACTGAGAAAACACTAGTGAGTTGTGGAATGTTTTTATCAGCAAACTGAGAAcacctggaaaaataaatacatctcCTTCACCAATGGAATAAATACATCCTTCACCAGTGGAACCCAAGTGTGTCAAAACATctttatttcagaaggaaaaaatggagcTATCAGTGTAACATTGCAGGGACAGCCAGAGAAGAGAGTTAatgaaaatgcacagaaatcCAAGTGCTCTCTGGTTACAGATCCAACCCCTACACACAAAAAAGCCGACACCCTACACCCACACAAAACCTCCCAAATATCAAATGACCAGAAGTGAACAAATTTCAAGATTAGATGAAGAGCTGCATCATCTggaggtgtccagaggagggcaagaaagctgaggaagggcctggagcacaaatcctgtgaggagctgaggagctgggggagtttgggaggggaaaggagaccTCATCCCTCTCTCCAACTGCATCAggggaggttggagccaggagggaaacggcctctgctcctgagggatggggtgggagctgagggaagggatggaagctgtgccaggggagggttaggctgatgttaggaaatattttttccctgagggggttgtcaggcattgggatggcccaggacagtggtggagtcaccatccctggaggcatttaaaaggcgtCTGGACCGGGTCCTTAGGGCCATGGTGTTGGTTATGGTGTTGGTGACAGGTTGGAGTGATGAGCCTGGAGGTCTCTGCCAACCTcaacattctgtggttctgtcaTCACCCGCACGCAACTGAAACCCACGCAGCACAAACACTTCCATAAGGTCTGATTGCCACAGCCCCGGCCCCCTCAGTGCCATCAGCGGACACCGGGATGAGGTTCCCGGGCTGGGACAGCGCCGTTCCCAAGCGCCATCGCTGCTTTCAGCACCGGTTCCGCTCAGCAGAACCGAACCCCCCTCACGTGGTACCGGCGGCACCAAGatggcggcggggcggggcctgGCTCTCGCGAGAGGGAGGAGGATCCGCGGGCAGTGCCCTTGCGGTGCCATGGCGGGGTACTGGGACGGGCCCGAGGGACAGGAGTGTCCGCAAAGGACGTGGCTGACCACGCGTGTGGGAGCCGCCGCGGGTGGGGGCCGGAGGGATCCGTGGGGACCCGGGGGGATGGGGGTGAGGGCGGTGAGCAGCGGGGCTGAGGCGGGTTTCTGCCTGTCTTGCAGGGCTGGTCGGCGCGGCCTATCGCATCATCCTGCTCCAGCCCAACTCCGCCGTCACCGCCTTGCAGATGGCAGCCACGGACAGCGTCACCATGGGTAAGGACGGGACCAGACAACGGAGGTGCCCCGGGAGTCCCCGAGGTCCCTGAGGGTCCCGGGGGTCCCTGAGGGTCGGGGGCAGCCCCCGCGCTGGGGCTGTGCCCGTGTCGGTCGCGTCTCCTCCTCCGCTCCCCTCAAAGGCCGAGAGCGACcgtgaggaaaaaaaaagagttgacTTGAGAGGAGTAAGTGCAAAGCCTCTCACACAGCGGTTCAAGTTGCTCAGAGGGGAGCGGGGGTTTGTGTTCTCTGCTGGGTGTGCAACAGGAGTTGTGCTGAGGAACCCCCGGGTTGGTGCCGTgtcagctggggctgggtgtCAGTCTGGGGCAGTCTCTGCCTCCCATCTTCTTCATTTCAAGACATAGTCTTTGTTTGAAATTGAGGTAATGCATTCGTTGCAATCTAAAGTGAAAGGTGCTGTTTTCAGTATTTGCAGAGCAGCCGGTTTATCGACAGCATGGAGtgaaagtaaacatttttttacttcatataTTTAGGCATTGCTCTTACTAAATCACGCCTGCTGAAGAGCAAGTACAATGGTTTTGACAGCAGCTTTTTCCCTCCCATCATGCTGTATAGCCAAGAAGAAACCTTGAATTCCCTTTTTGCAATGAAAAGTGGACACTGAAGGGagaagcagggagctgagggggcTGTTCAGATGCAGGTGCAGATCCACAAGGCTGtggctcccccagccccttggCAAGGGCACAGTTTTCTCACCAAACccattttggttttcagtgtAATTGAGTGGCTTATGttgcctttttctctccctgtgcaGTAGTGCTCTGACATGGCAGCTGCTTCACAAGCAGGGCAGGATCTGCATTGCTCTAAAAGAGGACCTGTAGTCTCCTTGAATGAGTTGATCCATTACAGGTCATTATAATGGAGTAGACAATGTAACAAAAGAtcatttaataaattataattcCAAACCAGCCTATGGAATCCTCTCACCAGTTCTCACACATTAGGAAGAGCTTATCCTGCCCACTGCTAAGGGGACAGAACCTGAAGCTGTGTTTTACCTACAGACTTCCTGTATCACAGCAGTGAAGTTGGGACACAGTCCTTGGTCCAcgggttttgtttcttcagtgctCTCTTCAGTTGATTTTAGGAtcaacataattttattttctgctgacAGACTTCAGAGCTTTGGAACATGACCTTGTGGTTCACTAGTTTATCATAGAGACTGAGAAATTTTATCCTGGGTGTTTCTGTTGCTCCTGAGGAAGAGGAATTGGAATCTGCAGATGGTGCCTGATGGCCAGTTTCACATTTTATGATCAAGAACCTGTATTGCAGAAGACCTTTTAGTGAATTTGCTTGAGTCAGCTGCTTGCCAAACTTTTCCCTTGTGTACATGTCTGATGGGATGAGGTGTGTAACTCAGTGGACAAGATAATGCTGCTTTGCAATTCATTAGTTAATTAATAGAACCAATTTACAAATtgaaaatcaaaaagaaaaatttacaaATTCAGTCCACTTTTCTACTGACCAGAAATCTTTGCATGCTCTGGAGAGGCAAAGGAGGAAAATGCCAGGACAAACTGACCTTAAAGAGGGCAAAGCCACCTGAGCTTCTCTCCCCGAATCTCTGAGGCTCTGTTCTCAGGGTCTCCTAAGCTGAGTTTCAGCAGAGCCTGGACAAAGCTCTGGGGGAGATGTGCTGCAGGGAAAccaccttctcccttctcttcccccagGCTGTGTAGGGGCTGCCCTATGCCTCATCTAGAGGAGTTCTTACTAATTTGAGCTAATTAACCCAGCTGGATGGCACAGGGTgactgcagggctgtgctggaggaggtACCAGAAGGAATCCAAGGGGACTTGGCTACTGCTGAGTCTCACCATAGTGGCCAGGACATGATGCCCCTGGGGTAACCCAGAGCAGATcttgcttccttttcctcttttctcccagAGGAACTGTTGTACAGCAAACATTGTTCCTGCCTTTCAGAAATGTACTTTGTGTATGTGTAATTCTCAGTTCTTGGAGGgattttggtttgattttatACTCCTGTTTACAGCTACACTAGGAGCTGTCTTTGGGGCAACAACCTGCCTCAGTGCCCAAATCCAAGAGAAACCAGATGATCCCTTGAACTATTTCATAGGAGGCTGTGCAACAGGAGCTGTCTTAGGTGCAAGAGGTAAGTGCTGGTAATATCTGTAATTAAATGAGCCCTCTTTGTTTTTAGAATCCTTTTTATTAGGGAAACATGTAAAATAATCTTGATGCCAGGTGTGTATGGTAAGGATTCAGCTCAAAATGTGAATTCCATTTCATGGCAGTTTCATTGATGCTCCATTGTACAATAAATACTGCTGCAGAAGGACACCAGGGGTAAGGTTGAGTTGATTTACAGAATGAAAGCAGTGCTGACCCAGTACTGCCAGCTTTAACTTAAAATTACAGGgcatgaaaaagaattttggaAGTCCATGTTTTCTTGGCAAcaaatgtgatttattttacaTGGGCAATACAGTGTGACACCTCCCTTCTGACAGCTTCCTGCCCTCTGGGGGCTGTATCTTGCTGCACTTGCTCCTGAGGTGTCTCAACAGTTCCTGCAGATACTTacacagctctgttttcttcaggtgttttcTGCAGGCATTTTCAGGCTGTGTGTTAAAGATGTGAGGGATTTATTTTGAGTTCTAATTGTGAAACAGaatttgtctgcttttcctaGTTGCTGAGCTGGTGAGAGTTTGAAGCAGAGACTGctatttttctcactgaaataaGCAACTTAAGATTGTGTAAGATGATGGGGTGTTGGAtcacagaaactgaaattccAATCCTTAAGCAGGAGAAAACTTAGTTTTTAAAAGAGTCACATTTCTGATTTCTCTTGGAGAACAACATTAGTTTTTGTTCCCCAACAGATGGTCAAAGGACTCCCCAGGGGTCAGGGAAATGTTGCAGAGTTTGCCAAGATCTTCTGGTTAGTACTTGTGCCCTAATAGatcctttctgctctgctctgtgttttccaGCTCGCAGTTACATGACTGGCACCACTGCATGTTTGGGGTTTGGAATTACTGCTGCTCTGATGAAGATAGGTAACCAGGAGGGCTGGAGGCTGACAGGACCTCCCAAGCTCTGAatgtctcctttcctccctgccagctgcctgctgaaTGCTGTATGTGGTAAAATGTTGTGTAATAAAGATACTGTCAGATCAGCAGCTGACACAAAATTTGGCCATTGCCTGGCTGGTCAGTGgtggggctgagctgagcagtgttGGAAGGGAAGCTTTgatctgctcctcctgctgagATGTCTTTTTCATGCAGAAGTCACTTTCCCTCCTTGGCTCTGTTGCACAGGGAGGCATCTGGGGAACAATCACTGGGTTTAGGCTGGACTTGTAGGAGTTCTTCTTGTGGTTTGGAGTGTGGCTTGCAGGATTTTTTGCCAAGGACAGGGGCTGCACTGCACTGAGACCATCAGTCAGTGTTTGGAGTCAAAACTTCTGATGAGGCTCATGGCTCTAGAAaaatttagaatcatagaataatttgggttggaaggcacct
This region of Heliangelus exortis chromosome 28, bHelExo1.hap1, whole genome shotgun sequence genomic DNA includes:
- the NDUFA11 gene encoding NADH dehydrogenase [ubiquinone] 1 alpha subcomplex subunit 11, which codes for MAAGRGLALARGRRIRGQCPCGAMAGYWDGPEGQECPQRTWLTTRVGAAAGLVGAAYRIILLQPNSAVTALQMAATDSVTMATLGAVFGATTCLSAQIQEKPDDPLNYFIGGCATGAVLGARARSYMTGTTACLGFGITAALMKIGNQEGWRLTGPPKL